A genome region from Brassica oleracea var. oleracea cultivar TO1000 chromosome C2, BOL, whole genome shotgun sequence includes the following:
- the LOC106323716 gene encoding uncharacterized mitochondrial protein AtMg00810-like yields MKNLGKLKYFLGIEVARSDEGIFLSQRKYALDIVSDCGLLGAKLVSIPVEQNHHLTADKGPLFSDPKKYRRLVGRLVYLSITRPELCYAIHLLSQFMKAPHVAHWEAALRVVRFLKGCPGQGILLRSDSNLELSVYVDADWSTCPFTRKTKKQKTVSDSSAEAEYRAMAAATKEMKWIVPLMKELGVPVDKPVPFYCDSKAAIHIAANPVFHERTKHIERDCHRVRDAIKDRLISTTYVRSKDQIADILTKALGRSQFEFLSSKLGVQDLHAPT; encoded by the coding sequence ATGAAGAATCTAGGAAAGTTGAAATACTTCTTGGGAATAGAGGTGGCTAGATCGGATGAAGGAATTTTTCTATCTCAACGTAAATATGCGTTGGACATTGTTTCAGATTGTGGCTTGCTTGGTGCTAAACTTGTGTCTATCCCAGTTGAGCAGAATCATCACTTGACAGCAGACAAAGGGCCATTGTTTTCAGATCCAAAAAAGTATCGACGTCTTGTAGGACGTCTTGTGTACTTATCAATTACACGACCTGAACTCTGTTATGCGATTCACTTATTGTCTCAGTTTATGAAAGCACCGCATGTAGCTCATTGGGAAGCTGCACTCCGTGTGGTTCGGTTTCTCAAAGGCTGTCCTGGACAAGGGATACTCCTACGATCAGATAGTAACCTTGAGCTCTCGGTATATGTAGATGCAGACTGGAGTACATGTCCCTTTACGCGGAAAACTAAGAAGCAGAAAACGGTTTCAGACTCTTCCGCTGAAGCAGAATATCGCGCAATGGCCGCAGCCACAAAAGAGATGAAATGGATTGTTCCTTTGATGAAAGAACTTGGTGTTCCAGTTGACAAACCTGTTCCTTTCTACTGTGATAGCAAAGCAGCAATCCATATAGCCGCTAACCCTGTCTTCCATGAGCGTACTAAACATATTGAAAGAGACTGTCACAGGGTTCGTGATGCCATTAAAGATCGTCTTATCTCTACTACATATGTCCGCAGCAAAGATCAGATTGCTGACATTTTAACCAAAGCTTTGGGGCGTTCTCAGTTTGAGTTTCTATCTTCCAAGTTGGGTGTTCAAGATCTTCACGCTCCAACTTGA